A stretch of the Arvicola amphibius chromosome 8, mArvAmp1.2, whole genome shotgun sequence genome encodes the following:
- the Nmbr gene encoding neuromedin-B receptor, which yields MPPRSLSNLSLPVEANESELVPEVWEKDFLPGSDGTTAELVIRCVIPSLYLIIITVGLLGNIMLVKIFLTNSAMRSVPNIFISNLAAGDLLLLLTCVPVDASRYFFDEWVFGKLGCKLIPAIQLTSVGVSVFTLTALSADRYRAIVNPMDMQTSGVVLWTSVKAVGIWVVSVLLAVPEAVFSEIARIGSLDNSSFTACIPYPQTDELHPKIHSVLIFLVYFLIPLVIISIYYYHIAKTLIKSAHNLPGEYNEHTKKQMETRKRLAKIVLVFVACFVFCWFPNHVLYLYRSFNYKEIDPSLGHMIVTLVARVLSFSNSCVNPFALYLLSESFRKHFNSQLCCRRKSYPERSTSYLLSSSAVRMTSLKSNTKNVVTSSVLLNGHSAKQEIAL from the exons ATGCCCCCCAGGTCTCTTTCCAACCTCTCCTTACCCGTGGAGGCGAATGAGAGCGAGCTGGTTCCCGAGGTGTGGGAAAAAGATTTCCTGCCGGGCTCAGACGGGACCACCGCGGAGTTGGTGATCCGCTGTGTGATCCCATCCCTCTACCTAATCATCATTACGGTGGGCTTGCTGGGCAACATCATGCTGGTGAAGATATTCCTCACCAACAGCGCCATGAGGAGCGTCCCTAACATCTTCATTTCTAACCTGGCGGCTGgggacctgctgctgctgctgacctgCGTTCCAGTGGACGCCTCCCGCTACTTTTTTGATGAGTGGGTGTTCGGCAAGCTGGGCTGCAAACTCATCCCCGCCATCCAACTCACCTCGGTGGGGGTTTCTGTGTTTACGCTCACCGCACTCAGCGCTGACAG GTACAGAGCTATCGTGAACCCCATGGACATGCAGACTTCTGGCGTGGTGCTGTGGACCAGTGTGAAGGCCGTGGGCATCTGGGTGGTCTCTGTGTTGTTGGCTGTCCCAGAAGCTGTGTTTTCGGAAATAGCACGAATTGGTAGCTTGGATAACAGCAGTTTCACAGCATGCATACCTTACCCGCAAACAGATGAGCTGCATCCAAAGATTCACTCAGTGCtcatttttcttgtctatttcctcatACCACTTGTTATtataagtatttattattatcatattgCAAAGACTTTAATTAAAAGTGCACACAATCTTCCAGGAGAATACAATGAACATACCAAAAAGCAG ATGGAGACCCGGAAACGCCTGGCTAAGATTGTGCTCGTTTTCGTGGCCTGTTTTGTCTTCTGCTGGTTTCCCAACCACGTCCTTTACTTGTACAGGTCTTTCAACTACAAGGAAATCGACCCTTCCCTGGGTCACATGATAGTCACCTTAGTGGCCCGGGTTCTGAGTTTCAGCAATTCCTGTGTCAATCCCTTTGCTCTTTACCTGCTCAGCGAAAGCTTCAGGAAGCACTTCAACAGCCagctctgctgcaggaggaagtccTATCCCGAGAGGTCAACCAGCTACCTTCTCAGCTCTTCTGCCGTGAGAATGACTTCTCTGAAGAGCAACACAAAGAACGTTGTGACCAGTTCTGTCCTGCTAAATGGACACAGCGCAAAGCAGGAGATAGCACTGTGA